One Streptomyces lincolnensis genomic region harbors:
- a CDS encoding helix-turn-helix transcriptional regulator encodes MTTTQRRRPELAAFLRSRRARVTPQDVGMPPGLRRRTPGLRREEVAQLSGVGVTWYTWLEQGRPINASAQVLDAVARTLRLDAPEREHLYHLAEVPYAAAPEALTRAVGPEIQGILDALVPRPAVVYNSRYDILAANSVYRSLFLAGSSPARGLPNALWELFAVPEEDCPLMFRDTELPVMVATLRAAYGVHAGEPAWEGFIRGLSAASPLFARLWESGDVAEPGRRVKGFRHAELGELHMTSLSLSINGMPECRIVVYTPQDEGTARRTALLACGATENPAP; translated from the coding sequence ATGACGACGACACAGCGACGGCGGCCCGAGCTGGCCGCGTTCCTGCGCAGCAGGCGAGCCCGGGTGACACCGCAGGACGTGGGGATGCCACCGGGCCTGCGGCGCCGCACACCGGGGCTGCGCCGTGAGGAGGTCGCCCAGCTCTCGGGCGTGGGGGTCACCTGGTACACGTGGCTGGAGCAGGGACGGCCGATCAACGCCTCCGCGCAGGTACTGGACGCGGTCGCGCGCACACTCCGGCTCGACGCGCCGGAGCGCGAGCACCTGTACCACCTCGCCGAAGTCCCGTACGCCGCCGCCCCGGAGGCCCTCACCCGGGCTGTGGGCCCGGAGATCCAGGGCATCCTCGACGCCCTCGTTCCGCGTCCGGCCGTGGTCTACAACTCGCGGTACGACATCCTGGCCGCCAACTCCGTCTACCGGAGCCTGTTCCTCGCCGGGTCGTCACCGGCCCGGGGTCTTCCCAACGCGCTGTGGGAGTTGTTCGCGGTGCCCGAGGAGGACTGTCCCCTGATGTTCCGGGACACCGAGCTGCCGGTGATGGTGGCGACCCTGCGCGCGGCCTACGGCGTGCATGCCGGGGAGCCGGCCTGGGAGGGCTTCATACGCGGGCTGTCGGCGGCGAGCCCGCTGTTCGCGCGGCTGTGGGAGAGCGGCGACGTGGCCGAGCCCGGGCGACGGGTGAAGGGCTTTCGGCACGCGGAGCTGGGCGAGCTGCACATGACGTCGCTGTCCCTGTCGATCAACGGGATGCCGGAGTGCCGGATCGTGGTCTACACACCACAGGACGAGGGCACTGCGCGGCGCACGGCTCTGCTGGCCTGTGGGGCAACAGAAAATCCCGCCCCCTGA
- a CDS encoding histidine phosphatase family protein — protein MSTFTGPGKGRRVILWRHGQTSWNVERRFQGTTDVELTEIGVSQARRAARLLASLEPAAIVASDLKRAANTAAELAALTGLEVTHDEGLRETYAGVWQGLTHEEIIARHGGEYAAWKRGEPVRRGGGELESEVADRAAPVVVRHAEKLPEEGTLVVVSHGGTIRTTIGRLLGLEAHHWESLGGLSNCCWSVLGQGARGWRLLEHNAGTLPEPVLGDDD, from the coding sequence GTGAGCACCTTCACCGGGCCCGGAAAGGGCCGTCGCGTCATCCTCTGGCGCCATGGCCAGACCTCGTGGAACGTGGAGCGCCGCTTCCAGGGCACCACGGACGTCGAGCTCACCGAGATCGGTGTCTCCCAGGCCCGCCGCGCCGCCCGGCTGCTCGCCTCCCTGGAGCCCGCCGCGATCGTCGCCTCCGACCTGAAGCGGGCCGCGAACACCGCCGCCGAGCTCGCCGCGCTCACCGGCCTGGAAGTGACCCACGACGAGGGCCTGCGTGAGACCTACGCGGGCGTCTGGCAGGGGCTGACCCACGAGGAGATCATCGCCCGCCACGGCGGGGAGTACGCCGCGTGGAAGCGCGGCGAGCCGGTCCGCCGGGGCGGCGGCGAACTGGAGTCGGAGGTCGCCGACCGGGCCGCCCCCGTCGTGGTCCGGCACGCCGAGAAGCTCCCCGAGGAGGGCACGCTGGTCGTGGTCAGCCACGGCGGCACGATCCGCACCACGATCGGGCGCCTGCTCGGTCTGGAGGCCCACCACTGGGAGAGCCTCGGCGGCCTCTCCAACTGCTGCTGGTCCGTGCTCGGCCAGGGCGCCCGAGGCTGGCGCCTGCTGGAGCACAACGCCGGCACCCTCCCGGAACCGGTGCTCGGCGACGACGACTGA
- a CDS encoding MFS transporter → MTTPPRTGPGPSPVASPEISKASTTDNRSRPLLALVLAAQFMALLDVFIVNVAAPTIGTELDASGGELQLVIAGYAITYSVLLITGARLGARFGHGRIHLAGLALFTAASLACGLAQGATELIVFRLVQGAGSAVMIPQVLSLIQRHFTAEARAKALGAYAAVLAVGAAAGQVAGGILVSADLFGTGWRPVFLVNVPVGVVLLAVGGRVLLHGDRVAERSPARGLDLPGLVLLGAAVSLVTVPLVLGQEEDWPLWSWLSLAAGALLFGVFCGYESRLARRGGAPLIAPGVLRRPGMGLAVFRVLAVMAVNGGFLFALTLHVQGGLGYSALRAGLTFAPTAIVFGLVGLTWRSWPASWQRALTPAGFVITALGVMGVGLALRGGGEGGVLLYVAYAGVGAGLALAFSPTLTRALATVPPEHAADASGLLATVTQLGQLIGVAVFGTLFLNRLESLGGFGAYTSAEALSVCVFALAGTAAVGAVSGLVLRRR, encoded by the coding sequence ATGACGACACCACCCCGAACGGGCCCGGGCCCCTCACCCGTTGCAAGTCCCGAGATCAGTAAAGCGTCCACCACTGACAATCGGTCCCGGCCGCTGCTCGCGCTCGTCCTCGCCGCCCAGTTCATGGCCTTGCTCGACGTGTTCATCGTGAACGTCGCGGCGCCCACGATCGGCACCGAACTGGACGCGTCCGGCGGCGAACTCCAGCTGGTGATCGCCGGATACGCCATCACCTACTCCGTGCTGCTGATCACCGGTGCCCGCCTCGGTGCCCGCTTCGGCCACGGCCGGATCCACCTCGCCGGGCTCGCTCTGTTCACGGCGGCCTCGCTCGCCTGCGGTCTCGCGCAGGGCGCCACCGAACTGATCGTGTTCCGCCTGGTGCAGGGCGCGGGATCGGCGGTGATGATCCCGCAGGTGCTCAGCCTGATCCAGCGCCATTTCACCGCGGAGGCCAGGGCGAAGGCGCTCGGTGCCTACGCGGCGGTCCTCGCCGTCGGCGCCGCCGCCGGTCAGGTCGCCGGCGGAATCCTCGTCAGCGCCGATCTGTTCGGCACCGGCTGGCGGCCGGTCTTCCTCGTCAACGTGCCGGTGGGCGTCGTCCTGCTGGCCGTCGGCGGCCGTGTCCTGCTGCACGGGGACCGGGTGGCGGAGCGGTCGCCGGCGCGTGGACTGGATCTGCCCGGCCTGGTGCTGCTCGGGGCGGCCGTGTCGTTGGTCACGGTGCCGCTGGTGCTCGGCCAGGAGGAGGACTGGCCGCTGTGGTCCTGGCTGTCGCTGGCCGCGGGCGCGCTGCTGTTCGGTGTGTTCTGCGGGTACGAGTCCCGGCTGGCCCGGCGCGGCGGCGCCCCGCTGATCGCGCCGGGCGTGCTGCGCCGGCCCGGCATGGGCCTCGCCGTCTTCCGTGTGCTGGCCGTCATGGCCGTCAACGGCGGCTTCCTGTTCGCGCTCACCCTGCATGTCCAGGGCGGTCTCGGCTACAGCGCGCTGCGGGCCGGTCTCACCTTCGCGCCGACCGCGATCGTCTTCGGCCTGGTCGGTCTGACCTGGCGAAGCTGGCCCGCCTCCTGGCAGCGTGCGCTGACCCCGGCCGGGTTCGTGATCACCGCGCTGGGCGTCATGGGCGTCGGACTGGCTCTGCGGGGCGGCGGCGAGGGCGGTGTGCTGCTGTACGTGGCGTACGCCGGTGTGGGCGCCGGACTCGCGCTCGCCTTCAGCCCGACGCTCACCCGGGCACTGGCGACGGTGCCGCCCGAGCACGCGGCGGACGCCAGCGGTCTGCTCGCCACGGTCACGCAGCTCGGCCAGCTGATCGGAGTCGCCGTGTTCGGCACACTGTTCTTGAACCGGCTTGAGTCACTCGGGGGCTTCGGGGCGTATACCTCTGCGGAGGCGCTTTCGGTATGCGTGTTCGCGCTGGCCGGGACGGCTGCTGTGGGTGCCGTGTCCGGACTGGTACTGAGGCGTCGCTGA
- a CDS encoding NADH-quinone oxidoreductase subunit NuoF family protein: MNEALPDVPEVRVVGLPQLTSGFDLVERLDLPMHLKVHGPLEPMGGEQLAQLSERINLKGRGGAGFPFHKKLRSVAEAAIKRGVRPVVVVNGSEDEPACRKDTVLINRAPHLILDGALLCAEALGARTLVVGVTRESTQRSMEAALAERGLSNGRRSALRARVQRNPVRMVTGAAASLIRSIDGGPAIPPGRKVSASQNGVGGAPTLLSNAETFAQLAIAARIGPERYGNTGLYDEPGTVMLTVSGAVARPMVIEVPTGVPLRYVLQLAGAPPVPQGVLTGGYHGKWIDAATVNEAIVSRNSLDAVGGALGAGAILPITQETCPLGESLRVAQWLAEESAGQCGPCYLGLPAAARGMEDIINGGGPAALEALKQVAKNVKRRGACSHPDGSAMFLESTIKAFTDDLAAHVLGNGCGRPVEGVLPLFEGGRAPTGIPGGAESEENGPSRQKIYVDWTLCRGHGLCADILPEVFELGADGFPTVAQAQVPRYAEAKALRAVRRCPALALRIEDQTERAPSRNNLPVLSQGRGRRALGR; this comes from the coding sequence GTGAACGAGGCCCTGCCCGACGTCCCGGAAGTCCGCGTCGTCGGACTTCCCCAGCTCACGTCTGGCTTCGACCTTGTCGAGAGACTTGACCTGCCCATGCACCTGAAGGTGCACGGGCCGCTCGAACCCATGGGCGGAGAGCAGCTCGCGCAGCTTTCCGAGCGCATCAACCTCAAGGGCCGCGGCGGCGCGGGCTTCCCCTTCCACAAGAAGCTGCGTTCGGTCGCGGAGGCGGCGATCAAACGCGGTGTACGGCCGGTCGTCGTCGTCAACGGCAGTGAGGACGAACCGGCCTGCCGCAAGGACACGGTGCTCATCAACCGTGCCCCGCATCTCATCCTGGACGGCGCGCTGCTGTGCGCCGAGGCCCTGGGTGCCCGCACGCTCGTGGTGGGGGTCACCCGGGAGTCGACACAGCGCTCCATGGAGGCCGCGCTCGCCGAACGCGGCCTCAGCAACGGCCGCCGATCCGCTCTACGCGCGCGCGTGCAGCGCAATCCGGTCCGCATGGTCACCGGCGCCGCCGCGTCGCTGATCCGCTCCATCGACGGCGGCCCGGCGATCCCGCCCGGCCGCAAGGTCAGCGCCTCGCAGAACGGCGTCGGCGGCGCCCCCACCCTGCTGTCGAACGCCGAGACCTTCGCCCAGCTCGCCATCGCCGCCCGCATCGGCCCGGAGCGCTACGGCAACACCGGTCTGTACGACGAGCCGGGCACCGTCATGCTCACCGTCTCCGGCGCGGTCGCCCGCCCCATGGTGATCGAGGTCCCCACGGGCGTACCGCTGCGCTACGTCCTCCAGCTCGCCGGTGCCCCGCCGGTCCCGCAGGGCGTGCTGACCGGCGGCTACCACGGCAAGTGGATCGACGCGGCGACGGTCAACGAGGCGATCGTCTCCCGCAACTCGCTCGACGCGGTGGGCGGCGCGCTCGGCGCCGGCGCGATCCTGCCGATCACTCAGGAGACCTGCCCGCTGGGCGAGTCGCTGCGTGTGGCGCAGTGGCTGGCCGAGGAGAGCGCGGGGCAGTGCGGTCCCTGCTACCTCGGTCTGCCGGCCGCCGCACGCGGCATGGAGGACATCATCAACGGCGGCGGCCCGGCCGCCCTGGAGGCCCTCAAGCAGGTCGCGAAGAACGTGAAGCGGCGCGGCGCCTGCTCGCACCCCGACGGCTCCGCGATGTTCCTGGAATCGACCATCAAGGCGTTCACGGACGACCTCGCCGCGCACGTCCTGGGCAACGGCTGCGGGCGCCCCGTGGAGGGCGTTCTGCCTCTCTTCGAGGGCGGAAGGGCTCCTACGGGCATCCCCGGCGGCGCGGAGTCCGAGGAGAACGGTCCCAGCCGGCAGAAGATCTACGTCGACTGGACGCTGTGCCGGGGCCACGGTCTGTGCGCGGACATCCTCCCGGAGGTCTTCGAGCTCGGCGCCGACGGCTTCCCGACCGTCGCGCAGGCCCAGGTGCCCCGCTACGCGGAGGCCAAGGCCCTGCGGGCGGTCCGGCGTTGCCCCGCGCTCGCCCTGCGCATCGAGGACCAGACGGAGCGCGCACCCTCGCGCAACAACCTGCCGGTCCTCTCCCAGGGCCGCGGCCGCCGCGCCCTGGGCCGCTGA
- the rsfS gene encoding ribosome silencing factor has protein sequence MTATDRSLELITTAAQAAADKLAHDVIAYDVSDVLSITDAFLLASAPNDRQVKSIVDEIEERLSKELGAKPVRREGDRDARWILLDYVDIVVHVQHSEERVFYALERLWKDCPEIELPVDAKATRGKGEAHAKLAAEEDATEFGELR, from the coding sequence GTGACCGCGACTGACCGCTCTCTGGAACTCATCACCACCGCCGCGCAGGCGGCCGCCGACAAGCTCGCGCACGACGTGATCGCCTACGACGTCAGCGATGTGCTGTCGATCACGGACGCCTTCCTGCTCGCCTCCGCGCCCAACGACCGCCAGGTCAAGTCGATCGTCGACGAGATCGAGGAGCGGCTCTCCAAGGAGCTCGGCGCCAAGCCGGTGCGCCGCGAGGGCGACCGCGACGCCCGCTGGATCCTCCTCGACTACGTCGACATCGTCGTCCACGTCCAGCACAGCGAGGAGCGGGTCTTCTACGCCCTGGAGCGGCTGTGGAAGGACTGCCCCGAGATCGAGCTCCCCGTGGACGCCAAGGCCACCCGGGGCAAGGGCGAGGCGCACGCCAAGCTGGCGGCCGAGGAGGACGCCACCGAGTTCGGGGAGCTGCGGTGA